From a single Candidatus Wallbacteria bacterium genomic region:
- a CDS encoding C1 family peptidase, whose protein sequence is DLQRPYKIRDWKYLSLSLNSPPQVEVIKQAIMQYGPVGCGVVADDTFGFYSGGVYNHETLPMVKPNHAVMLVGWDDTKGTHGCWILKHSGGKQWGEGGFMYIEYNRCRVGTMATIMVY, encoded by the coding sequence AGGATCTGCAGAGACCTTATAAGATCAGAGACTGGAAATACCTGAGCCTGAGTCTCAATTCACCGCCACAGGTTGAAGTGATCAAGCAGGCTATCATGCAATACGGACCTGTAGGCTGCGGTGTGGTGGCAGACGACACCTTTGGATTTTACAGCGGCGGTGTTTACAATCACGAAACCCTGCCCATGGTCAAACCTAATCACGCAGTGATGCTGGTGGGATGGGACGACACAAAGGGAACCCATGGATGCTGGATCCTGAAACATTCAGGGGGAAAGCAGTGGGGAGAAGGCGGATTCATGTATATAGAATATAACCGCTGCCGAGTCGGGACAATGGCTACAATCATGGTTTACTGA